The following proteins are encoded in a genomic region of Pyrus communis chromosome 11, drPyrComm1.1, whole genome shotgun sequence:
- the LOC137707843 gene encoding uncharacterized protein translates to MSIPKEPEQVMKLRGGSVLGKKTILKSDHFPGCQNKRLYPHIDGAPNYRQADLLHVHGVAIPTIDGIQNVLNHIGAQEIDGKRAQVLWINLREEPVVYINGRPFVLRDVERPFSNLEYTGINRARVEQMEARLKEDILTEAARYGNKILVTDELPDGQMVDQWEPVSRESVKTPLEVYEELQEQGYLVDYERVPITDEKSPKELDFDILVHKISQADINAEIIFNCQMGRGRTTTGMVIATLIYLNRIGASGIPRTNSIGKISESSEIVGDNFPSSEDAIRRGEYAVIRSLIRVLEGGVEGKRQVDKVIDKCASMQNLREAIATYRNSIMRQPDEMKREASLSFFMEYLERYYFLICFTVYIHSEGAALRSSSCDYSSFADWMKARPELYSIIRRLLRRDPMGALGYASSKPSLKKIAESADGRPCEMGAVAALRKGEVLGSQTVLKSDHCPGCQNQNLPERVDGAPNFREVPGFSVYGVANPTIDGIWSVIHRIGSSKDGRPVFWHNMREEPVIYINGKPFVLREVERPYKNMLEYTGIDRERVERMEARLKEDILREADHYGGAIMVIHETDDGQIFDAWEHVNSEAIQTPLEVFKGLEEDGFPIKYARVPITDGKAPKSSDFDTLAINIASASKDTAFVFNCQMGRGRTTTGTVIACLLKLRIDYGRPIKILVDNITLEEADGGSSSGDETGGSSVAATSSVTNFRNEKEQSRVFGMNDILLLWKITRLFDNGVECREALDAIIDRCSALQNIRQAVLHYRKVFNQQHVEPRVRRVALNRGAEYLERYFRLIAFAAYLGSEAFDGFCGQGESRMTFKNWLHQRPEVQAMKWSIRLRPGRFFTVPEELRAPHESQHGDAVMEAIVKARNGSVLGKGSILKMYFFPGQRTSSHIQIHGAPHVYKVDGYPVYSMATPTIPGAKEMLAYLGAKPKAEGSGARKVVLTDLREEAVVYINGTPFVLRELNKPVDTLKHVGITGPVVEHMEARLKEDILSEVRQSGGRMLLHREEYSPALNQSSVIGYLENIFADDVKTPAEVYAALKDEGYNIAYRRIPLTREREALASDVDAIQYCIDDSAGCYLFVSHTGFGGVAYAMAIICIRTGAETNSLPKDPQPLVGTNLMCTPEEDLPSRASDEEVLRMGDYRDILSLTRVLVYGPKSKADVDIVIERCAGAGHLRDDILYYSKELKKFPDADDEQRACLMDMGIKALKRYFFLITFRSYLYCTCAADIKFTSWMDARPELGHLCNNLRIDK, encoded by the exons ATGTCGATACCAAAGGAGCCGGAGCAGGTAATGAAACTAAGAGGAGGATCAGTGCTGGGCAAGAAGACCATTCTCAAGAGCGACCACTTCCCAGGCTGCCAGAACAAACGCTTGTATCCCCACATCGATGGTGCTCCCAATTACCGTCAG GCCGATTTGCTACATGTTCATGGTGTTGCCATTCCAACAATCGATGGAATCCAGAATGTTCTTAACCATATTGGAGCTCAAGAAATTGATGGCAAGCGAGCACAAGTTCTTTGGATTAACCTTCGCGAGGAGCCG GTGGTCTATATTAATGGTCGCCCTTTTGTTTTGCGTGATGTGGAGAGGCCCTTTTCCAACCTTGAGTATACG GGAATTAACAGGGCTAGGGTTGAACAAATGGAAGCCCGGTTAAAGGAAGATATTTTAACTGAAGCTGCAAG ATATGGAAATAAGATCCTTGTCACTGATGAACTGCCAGATGGTCAGATGGTGGATCAATGGGAACCAGTGTCACGTGAATCTGTGAAGACACCACTAGAG GTTTACGAGGAATTGCAAGAACAAGGATACCTTGTTGACTATGAACGTGTTCCTATAACTGATGAAAAGTCACCTAAGGAGCTGGATTTCGATATTTTG GTTCATAAAATTTCTCAAGCTGACATAAATGcagaaataatttttaactgtcAAATGGGACGTGGGCGAACTACAACAGGAATGGTGATTGCAACTTTGATATACCTCAACCGTATAGGAGCTTCCG gTATTCCAAGAACCAATTCAATTGGAAAAATTTCTGAATCCAGTGAAATTGTTGGTGACAATTTTCCAAGCTCAGAAGATGCGATTCGTAGAGGTGAATATGCTGTCATAAGGAGCTTGATTCGGGTATTAGAG GGTGGTGTTGAAGGCAAGAGACAAGTGGATAAAGTCATTGACAAGTGTGCCTCTATGCAG AACTTACGTGAAGCAATTGCTACTTATCGCAATAGTATTATGCGCCAGCCAGATGAGATGAAAAGGGAGGCATCACTTTCATTTTTCATGGAGTATTTGGAACGATACTACTTCCTTATATGCTTTACCGTGTACATTCATTCAGAGGGAGCAGCCCTCCGTTCTAGTTCCTGTGATTATAGTAGTTTTGCTGATTGGATGAAAGCTAGGCCTGAACTATATAGTATTATTCGCAG GCTTCTGAGAAGAGATCCAATGGGTGCACTTGGATATGCAAGTTCGAAGCCATCTTTAAAGAAGATTGCTGAATCTGCTGATGGTCGGCCTTGTGAGATGGGTGCAGTTGCTGCCTTGAGAAAGGGCGAGGTTCTTGGTAGTCAAACAGTTCTGAAAAGTGACCACTGTCCTGGTTGTCAAAACCAAAATTTACCAGAAAGAGTGGATGGTGCCCCTAATTTCCGAGAGGTCCCTGGATTTTCAGTTTATGGAGTTGCAAATCCAACAATTGATGGTATATGGTCTGTCATCCACAGGATTGGTAGCTCCAAAGATGGCCGCCCAGTTTTTTGGCATAATATGAGAGAAGAACCTGTTATTTATATCAACGGAAAACCATTTGTACTTCGCGAGGTTGAAAGGCCTTACAAAAATATGCTCGAGTACACG GGTATTGATCGTGAGAGGGTGGAGAGGATGGAAGCTCGGTTAAAAGAAGATATCTTGCGAGAAGCCGATCATTATGGGGGTGCCATAATGGTTATTCATGAAACAGATGATGGGCAAATATTTGATGCTTGGGAGCATGTAAATTCTGAGGCTATTCAGACCCCGCTAGAGGTTTTTAAAGGTTTGGAGGAAGATGGTTTTCCTATCAAGTATGCTCGTGTACCCATAACGGATGGTAAAGCTCCCAAAAGTTCTGACTTTGACACATTGGCTATTAATATTGCTTCTGCTTCCAAGGACActgcttttgttttcaattgccAG ATGGGTAGAGGAAGGACAACCACAGGTACGGTAATTGCTTGCCTTTTGAAACTCCGAATTGACTATGGGAGACCTATCAAAATCCTGGTTGACAATATTACCCTTGAAGAGGCGGATGGTGGTAGCTCAAGTGGTGACGAAACTGGAGGTAGTAGTGTTGCAGCAACCTCCAGTGTTACAAATTTTAGAAATGAAAAGGAGCAAAGCCGTGTATTCGGCATGAATGACATCCTCTTGTTGTGGAAAATAACAAGATTATTTGATAATGGGGTGGAATGCCGGGAGGCCTTAGATGCTATTATAGATAGATGTTCTGCTCTACAGAACATACGTCAAGCTGTTCTGCATTACAGAAAGGTATTCAATCAACAACATGTGGAGCCAAGGGTAAGGAGGGTGGCACTAAATCGTGGTGCTGAGTACTTGGAGCGCTACTTCCGTTTAATTGCTTTTGCAGCATACTTAGGAAGTGAAGCATTTGATGGATTTTGTGGGCAAGGAGAATCTAGGATGACGTTTAAGAATTGGTTGCATCAGAGACCAGAGGTTCAAGCAATGAAATGGAGCATAAGACTAAGACCTGGACGCTTTTTTACTGTCCCT GAGGAGTTGAGAGCACCACATGAGTCCCAACATGGAGATGCTGTCATGGAGGCCATTGTCAAGGCCCGTAATGGTTCTGTTTTGGGGAAAGGTTCTATACTTAAAATGTATTTCTTTCCAGGTCAAAGGACGTCTAGTCACATTCAAATCCATGGTGCACCACATGTTTATAAG GTGGATGGATATCCTGTGTATAGCATGGCTACACCAACAATTCCTGGTGCCAAAGAGATGTTGGCATATTTAGGTGCCAAACCCAAAGCAGAAGGATCAGGTGCTCGGAAAGTGGTTTTAACTGATCTGAGAGAAGAAGCAGTTGTCTACATTAATGGCACACCATTTGTCCTACGGGAGCTAAACAAACCTGTTGATACACTCAAGCATGTGGGAATCACAGGCCCAGTG GTGGAACACATGGAAGCACGACTAAAAGAAGATATACTATCTGAGGTCAGGCAGTCTGGTGGCCGTATGCTTTTACACCGTGAAGAATATAGCCCGGCATTGAACCAGTCCAGTGTCATAGGATACTTAGAAAACATCTTTGCAGATGATGTTAAGACACCGGCTGAAGTATATGCCGCTCTGAAAGATGAGGGCTATAATATTGCATACAGGAGAATACCATTAACTAGAGAAAGAGAGGCTTTAGCGTCTGATGTGGATGCAATTCAATACTGCATAGATGA CTCTGCAGGGTGTTACCTTTTTGTATCACACACAGGGTTTGGAGGAGTTGCATATGCAATGGCTATTATTTGTATCAGAACTGGTGCAGAAACAAATTCCCTACCAAAGGATCCACAACCATTGGTTGGAACAAACCTCATGTGTACACCTGAAGAGGATTTGCCTTCTCGAGCTTCTGATGAAGAAGTTCTGAGGATGGGTGACTACCGAGACATACTAAGCCTTACAAGAGTTCTTGTGTACGGCCCTAAGAGCAAAGCAGACGTTGACATTGTTATTGAAAG GTGCGCAGGCGCGGGACATCTGCGAGATGACATTCTTTATTATAGTAAGGAACTCAAAAAGTTCCCTGATGCTGATGACGAGCAACGAGCATGTCTCATGGACATGGGGATCAAAGCATTAAA GCGTTACTTTTTCCTTATCACATTTAGGTCCTACCTTTACTGCACTTGTGCGGCTGATATAAAGTTCACATCATGGATGGACGCGAGGCCTGAACTAGGACATCTATGTAATAACCTTAGGATTGATAAATGA
- the LOC137707844 gene encoding protein COP1 SUPPRESSOR 2 produces MKMTKNFRKRSFPAEDNDQDCDKTSAQEDEEEKERRLALEEVKFLQKQRERKSGIPALINNNAAVQTLPGSTNNNNSNSNNNASFNKNKNKRGSDDTHSPSNNNNGEGGGDGDKDDLVLQDTFAQETAVMAEDPNMLKYVEHELAKKRGKKIDTSDQVENDLKRAEDELYKIPDHLKVKRRNSEESSTQWTTGIAEVQLPIEYKLRNIEETEAAKKFLQEKRLIGRTKSEFSIPSSYSADYFQRGRDYAEKLRREHPELYKDRSSQDDGGVSRQNDTGTEAAGQRQAATDQFMLERFRKRERHRVMRR; encoded by the exons atgaagatgacgaAGAATTTCAGAAAAAGAAGCTTTCCGGCGGAGGATAACGACCAAGATTGTGATAAAACCAGTGCccaagaagatgaagaagaaaaagaaaggag ATTGGCGCTGGAGGAGGTGAAATTCCTTCAGAAGCAGAGGGAGAGGAAGTCTGGGATCCCCGCCTTAATTAATAATAACGCCGCCGTGCAGACTCTTCCCGGTTCCACTAATAACAACAATAGTAACAGCAATAATAATGCTAGCTTTaataagaacaagaacaaaagaGGTAGTGACGACACTCATTCTCCGAGTAATAACAACAACGGTGAAGGCGGAGGCGATGGCGACAAGGACGATCTGGTTCTCCAAGATACTTTTGCTCAGGAAACTGCCGTCATGGCTGAAGATCCCAATAT GTTAAAATATGTTGAACACGAACTAGCAAAGAAGAGGGGCAAAAAAATTGATACTTCAGATCAAGTTGAAAATGATTTAAAGCGTGCTGAAGATGAGTTGTACAAAATACCTGACCATCTTAAA GTGAAAAGGCGGAACTCAGAAGAAAGCTCCACTCAATGGACTACTGGGATTGCCGAGGTTCAGCTTCCCATTGA ATATAAGCTGAGAAATATTGAGGAAACTGAGGCTGCCAAGAAGTTTTTGCAGGAGAAGCGGCTCATTGGGCGGACAAAATCAGAATTTAGCATCCCTTCAAGTTACAGTGCTGACTATTTCCAGCGTGGCAGGGATTATGCTGAAAAACTTAGACGAG AACATCCTGAACTCTACAAAGACAGAAGTTCACAGGATGATGGTGGTGTTTCCAGACAAAATGATACTGGCACAGAAGCAGCAGGGCAGAGGCAAGCTGCAACAGATCAGTTCATGCTCGAGCGCTTCCGCAAACGAGAGCGTCACCGCGTCATGAGGAGATAA